In Spiroplasma litorale, a single genomic region encodes these proteins:
- the pfkA gene encoding 6-phosphofructokinase translates to MIKKIGVLTSGGDAPGMNATISSVVKAAISKSIKPFVIRDGYKGLYNDWIEEVDAIFADNIISRGGTVIGSARFPEFKDEEIRKKAVENLKKRGIEALVVIGGDGSYQGAEKLTKMGINCIGIPGTIDNDIVSSDYTVGFDTALNTVVRSIDAIRDTMQSHNRCSVVEIMGNGCGDLTLYGAIATGAEVFSTKESFLSEEEIIKQVKHLAEMKKRSVIVAIAEKTYPDAHKLAEKIEAASGYVTRATILGHIQRGGTPTAMDRYLAVSAGIFAVDKLVEGKGGLYIGMSDNKLVARDIESTLNMPRKDKSEEYNKIREINKAI, encoded by the coding sequence ATGATAAAAAAAATAGGGGTTTTAACATCAGGAGGAGACGCTCCAGGGATGAACGCAACAATATCTTCTGTTGTTAAAGCTGCAATTTCTAAATCAATCAAACCGTTTGTAATTAGAGATGGTTATAAAGGTTTGTATAATGACTGAATTGAAGAAGTTGATGCAATATTTGCTGATAACATTATTTCAAGAGGTGGAACTGTTATAGGATCTGCAAGATTTCCTGAATTTAAAGATGAAGAAATCAGAAAAAAAGCAGTAGAAAATCTTAAAAAAAGAGGTATAGAAGCTTTAGTTGTAATTGGTGGAGATGGTAGTTATCAAGGAGCTGAAAAACTTACTAAAATGGGTATAAATTGTATCGGTATTCCAGGAACAATTGACAATGATATTGTTTCATCAGATTATACAGTAGGATTTGATACAGCCCTTAATACTGTTGTAAGATCTATTGATGCTATTAGAGATACAATGCAATCACATAATAGATGTAGCGTAGTTGAGATTATGGGTAATGGTTGTGGGGATTTAACTCTATATGGAGCTATAGCAACTGGTGCTGAGGTATTTTCTACAAAAGAAAGTTTTTTATCAGAAGAAGAAATCATAAAACAAGTTAAACATTTAGCAGAAATGAAAAAAAGAAGTGTGATAGTTGCAATTGCTGAAAAAACATATCCAGATGCACATAAACTTGCAGAAAAAATTGAAGCAGCTTCAGGTTATGTCACAAGAGCAACTATACTTGGACATATTCAAAGAGGTGGAACACCAACTGCAATGGATAGATATTTAGCTGTTAGCGCTGGTATATTTGCTGTTGACAAATTAGTTGAAGGTAAGGGTGGTTTATATATTGGTATGTCTGATAATAAACTAGTCGCCAGAGATATTGAATCAACTTTAAATATGCCAAGAAAAGATAAATCAGAAGAGTACAATAAAATTAGAGAGATTAATAAAGCTATTTAG
- a CDS encoding integrase core domain-containing protein: protein MSMSRRGNSPDNGACESFFGTFKNECIYTYKVKELHYSNIYKIISDYIEFYNYVRPCLKHKKNSIRNSYGESIFLMSILIDNFIKSSFYIFIF from the coding sequence ATTTCTATGTCAAGAAGAGGGAACTCCCCAGATAATGGTGCATGTGAGTCTTTTTTTGGAACTTTTAAAAATGAATGTATATATACATATAAAGTAAAAGAACTACATTACTCAAATATTTATAAAATTATCTCAGACTATATAGAGTTTTATAATTATGTTAGACCTTGTCTAAAGCATAAAAAAAACTCCATACGAAATTCGTATGGAGAAAGTATCTTTTTAATGTCAATTTTAATTGATAATTTCATTAAAAGCAGTTTTTATATATTTATATTTTAA
- a CDS encoding phosphatase PAP2 family protein, whose translation MALKKDRKLNKHHIFFIIMFCLLIVSIPLIIFDLKLSSIIPLSLQKNWFSIFFDQVGLGVSFIPIYYLLLIFVFTINFSFIKTVKNKKIIYIIFNIIFLCINIMFYYYNDSFNYIKGNNYSLITLISGLVCIIMSLTFYLVVNIYIYKKKLYKDIYWLSNVSKRSGYAFFVIFFSQITVQILKFIVGRTRPYDVIYDNKLFYYTFEINFNKDRGNSFPSGHTISAGLLFIFIFFQFLNNKRTKKLKIFTIVSSSLITMLVGISRITSLSHFMSDIYFSGVILFIYMYYSKTVVEWFRKKTRPRNI comes from the coding sequence ATGGCGTTAAAAAAAGATAGAAAGCTAAATAAACACCACATATTTTTTATAATTATGTTTTGTTTATTGATTGTGTCTATTCCTTTAATTATATTTGACTTAAAACTATCAAGTATAATTCCTTTGTCTTTACAAAAAAATTGATTTTCAATATTTTTTGATCAAGTTGGTCTTGGAGTATCTTTTATTCCAATTTATTATTTATTGTTAATATTTGTATTTACGATAAATTTTAGTTTTATTAAAACAGTTAAAAATAAAAAAATAATATATATTATTTTCAACATAATATTTTTATGTATTAATATAATGTTTTATTACTACAATGATTCTTTTAATTATATTAAAGGCAACAACTACTCTCTAATAACTCTAATATCAGGTTTAGTTTGTATAATTATGAGTTTAACTTTCTATTTAGTAGTGAATATATATATTTATAAAAAGAAATTATATAAGGATATATATTGATTATCTAATGTAAGCAAAAGATCTGGATATGCATTTTTTGTTATATTTTTCTCTCAAATAACTGTACAAATATTAAAATTTATTGTTGGTAGAACAAGACCTTATGATGTAATCTATGATAATAAATTATTCTATTATACATTTGAAATAAACTTTAATAAAGATAGAGGAAATAGTTTTCCGAGTGGTCATACTATATCTGCTGGTTTATTGTTCATATTTATTTTCTTTCAATTTTTAAACAACAAAAGAACAAAAAAACTAAAAATTTTTACAATAGTTTCTTCATCATTAATAACTATGTTAGTGGGTATTTCGCGAATAACATCATTAAGTCATTTTATGTCAGATATATATTTTTCTGGAGTAATTTTATTTATTTACATGTATTATTCAAAAACTGTTGTTGAATGATTTAGAAAAAAAACAAGACCAAGAAATATATAA
- a CDS encoding winged helix-turn-helix transcriptional regulator, whose amino-acid sequence MSYCPVEISLKVLKNKWTIFIIRELLASEKRFNELKRNLKGVTTKVLAENLKHLENLEIINRKSNNAYPLIVIYSLTDFGHSLKGVLDKLAEWGFNNQNKLNFE is encoded by the coding sequence ATGAGCTATTGTCCGGTAGAAATAAGTTTGAAAGTATTAAAAAACAAATGAACTATTTTTATAATAAGAGAATTACTTGCATCTGAAAAAAGATTTAATGAGTTAAAAAGAAATTTAAAAGGAGTCACAACAAAAGTATTAGCAGAGAATTTGAAACATTTAGAAAATTTAGAAATAATAAATCGAAAATCAAACAATGCTTATCCATTAATTGTGATTTATTCTTTAACTGATTTTGGACATAGTTTAAAAGGTGTTTTAGATAAGTTAGCAGAATGAGGTTTTAATAATCAGAACAAGTTAAATTTTGAATAA
- a CDS encoding DDE-type integrase/transposase/recombinase, giving the protein MKTMSLKAAKKKKVPNYDKSGPLRFENLLNRNFNSKNINEKWVTDVTYIKTINGNVYLSVIKDLFNSEIVDWKLSVSPNNKLCHTNLISSIKKRCSKNNSFRSGGTIHRWNLRKIM; this is encoded by the coding sequence ATGAAAACAATGAGTTTAAAAGCAGCAAAGAAAAAGAAAGTTCCAAACTATGATAAATCAGGTCCATTAAGATTTGAAAATTTACTGAATAGAAACTTTAATTCTAAAAATATAAATGAAAAATGAGTAACAGATGTGACTTATATAAAAACTATTAATGGAAATGTTTATCTATCTGTTATAAAAGATTTATTTAATTCTGAAATTGTTGATTGAAAGTTATCGGTTAGTCCTAATAATAAATTATGTCATACAAATTTAATAAGTTCTATTAAAAAAAGGTGCTCCAAAAATAATTCATTCAGATCAGGAGGCACCATACACAGATGAAACTTGAGAAAGATTATGTAA
- the ruvX gene encoding Holliday junction resolvase RuvX: MYKYIGLDVGSKTVGIAVSEGFFATPYETIRFNEYEFEEAINKIEYIFNENSFDKIIVGYPINMNGSIGYRADMVDDFIYLLIEMLKIDKNMIIKVDERLTTRMANNMMSNSNYSIKDKKQNKDQIAAKFILDSYLNQIKK; encoded by the coding sequence ATGTATAAGTATATTGGTCTTGACGTTGGATCTAAAACAGTTGGAATAGCAGTTAGTGAAGGTTTTTTTGCAACACCATATGAAACAATTAGATTTAATGAGTATGAATTTGAAGAAGCTATAAATAAAATTGAATATATATTTAACGAAAATTCTTTTGATAAAATTATTGTTGGTTATCCAATAAACATGAATGGATCAATTGGGTATCGTGCAGATATGGTTGATGATTTTATCTATCTATTAATTGAAATGTTAAAAATTGATAAAAATATGATAATTAAAGTAGATGAAAGACTAACCACAAGAATGGCAAACAATATGATGAGTAATTCAAACTATAGCATAAAAGATAAAAAACAAAACAAGGATCAAATCGCTGCTAAGTTTATTTTAGATTCTTACTTAAATCAAATAAAGAAGTAA
- the pyk gene encoding pyruvate kinase — MNEIEFYEPNKIEKKIKRTKIITTIGPSTSGKDEIRKLFESGMNVVRLNFSHGKHEEHLEKIKACLELRKEIEKPISILLDTKGPEIRIGKMIDGSQEVKAGSDVRIYTKEKDYLEKECKGTEMTVSYDMSQDLKPGDTVLVDDGKLTLNVLNVEPGVVLSRAFNTHIIKTNKRINLPGVDFSLPFLSDKDINDIKFGIDNGIDYIAASFVNTADNVKEIRNILKEKKATHIQIISKIESKIGIFNIDSIIDASDGIMIARGDLGLEIPYYEVPYWEKQIIRKCRKAGKIAIVATQMLESMTDNPQPTRAEVTDVYYATELGADATMLSGESATGIYPFITTNTMATINKRAELSYYGKIYYDRALEIARSTTSGKRAEIADELANITRNGKYEFAVILSRTGELLKTISKFRPNVTILGVCQDEKLWNAFGAWHSIFMNKVKDIDKCWANQDEINEIARYWGAKKGDEFLVVRSEEIKVCKL, encoded by the coding sequence ATGAACGAAATAGAATTTTACGAACCAAATAAAATTGAGAAAAAAATAAAAAGAACTAAAATTATTACAACAATTGGACCAAGTACAAGTGGTAAAGATGAAATTAGAAAACTTTTTGAATCAGGAATGAACGTTGTAAGATTAAACTTTTCACATGGTAAACATGAAGAACATTTAGAAAAAATTAAGGCTTGTTTAGAATTAAGAAAAGAAATAGAAAAACCAATTTCAATTTTACTAGATACAAAAGGGCCAGAAATCAGAATTGGTAAAATGATTGATGGTTCACAAGAGGTTAAAGCTGGTAGTGATGTAAGAATTTATACAAAAGAAAAAGATTATTTAGAAAAAGAATGTAAAGGTACAGAAATGACTGTATCTTATGATATGAGTCAAGACTTAAAACCAGGAGATACAGTTTTAGTTGATGATGGTAAATTAACATTAAATGTTTTAAATGTTGAACCAGGTGTTGTTCTATCTAGAGCTTTTAATACACACATAATTAAAACTAATAAAAGAATTAACTTACCAGGTGTTGATTTTTCATTACCATTCTTAAGTGATAAAGATATTAATGATATTAAATTTGGTATTGATAATGGAATTGATTATATTGCAGCAAGTTTTGTTAATACTGCAGATAACGTTAAAGAAATTAGAAATATTTTAAAAGAAAAAAAAGCAACACACATTCAAATAATTTCAAAAATAGAATCAAAAATCGGTATATTTAATATTGATTCAATTATTGATGCATCTGATGGAATTATGATTGCTAGAGGAGATTTAGGACTTGAAATACCTTATTATGAAGTTCCGTATTGAGAAAAACAAATAATAAGAAAATGTCGTAAAGCAGGTAAAATTGCAATTGTAGCAACTCAAATGCTAGAATCAATGACAGATAACCCTCAACCAACAAGAGCAGAAGTGACTGATGTTTATTATGCAACTGAACTTGGAGCTGACGCTACAATGTTAAGTGGAGAATCTGCAACTGGAATTTATCCTTTTATTACTACAAACACAATGGCTACAATTAATAAAAGAGCTGAGTTAAGTTATTATGGAAAAATCTATTATGATAGAGCACTTGAAATTGCTAGATCAACAACAAGTGGTAAAAGAGCTGAAATTGCTGATGAACTTGCAAATATTACAAGAAATGGTAAATATGAATTTGCAGTAATACTTTCAAGAACTGGTGAACTACTAAAAACAATTTCAAAATTTAGACCAAATGTTACAATCTTGGGTGTATGTCAAGATGAAAAACTTTGAAATGCATTTGGTGCATGACATTCAATATTTATGAATAAAGTTAAAGATATTGATAAATGCTGAGCTAACCAAGATGAAATTAATGAAATTGCAAGATATTGAGGAGCCAAAAAAGGTGACGAATTCTTGGTTGTTAGATCTGAAGAAATTAAAGTTTGCAAATTATAA
- the eno gene encoding phosphopyruvate hydratase — MSKIVNVVAREVLDSRGFPTVQVDVTTEFGGFGSAKVPSGASTGSREALELRDGDKKRYNGKGVLKAVANVNDKIAPAIIGMEVTNQVEIDLHMCKLDGDDFKKNLGANAILGVSLAVAKAAASELEIPLYRYIGGTNGRRLPVPMLNVINGGAHADSAIDFQEFMIMPVGAPTFKEALRWASETFQALKKLLHDKKDITAVGDEGGFAPHFEWAYKEISLKNFKEKSPVEVALDLLVEAIQVAGYKTGRDGIMIAMDCANSELYIDGKYHFKKIEALTGEKYAFTTKEMIEFLDKLVDKYPIISIEDGLAESDWDGFQEQVKVMGSKIQIVGDDLFVTNPKITAEGIEKNAANSVLIKLNQIGTLTETIETIQMAQKAGWTAVTSHRSGETEDSTIADLAVALNTGQIKTGSMSRSDRIAKYNRLLEIEDELGEAAIYDGIKSFYNLK; from the coding sequence ATGTCAAAAATAGTTAATGTTGTTGCACGTGAAGTGCTAGACTCAAGAGGATTTCCAACAGTTCAAGTAGATGTTACTACTGAATTTGGTGGATTTGGTTCTGCAAAAGTTCCATCAGGAGCTTCAACAGGATCAAGAGAAGCTTTAGAATTAAGAGATGGAGATAAAAAAAGATACAATGGTAAAGGTGTTTTAAAAGCCGTTGCAAATGTAAATGATAAAATTGCTCCAGCTATTATTGGTATGGAAGTAACAAACCAAGTTGAAATTGATTTACACATGTGTAAATTAGATGGTGATGATTTCAAAAAAAATCTTGGAGCAAACGCAATTTTAGGTGTTTCTTTAGCTGTTGCAAAAGCTGCTGCAAGTGAATTAGAAATCCCATTATACAGATACATTGGTGGTACTAATGGAAGAAGATTACCTGTTCCAATGTTAAATGTTATTAATGGTGGAGCACATGCAGATAGTGCAATTGACTTCCAAGAATTTATGATTATGCCAGTTGGTGCACCAACTTTCAAAGAAGCTTTAAGATGAGCATCAGAAACTTTCCAAGCATTAAAAAAATTATTACATGATAAAAAAGATATTACTGCTGTTGGAGATGAAGGTGGATTTGCACCTCACTTTGAATGAGCATATAAAGAAATTTCTTTAAAAAACTTTAAAGAAAAATCACCAGTTGAAGTAGCTTTAGATTTATTAGTAGAAGCAATTCAAGTTGCAGGATACAAAACTGGTAGAGATGGTATTATGATCGCAATGGACTGTGCAAACTCAGAATTATACATTGATGGTAAATACCACTTCAAAAAAATTGAAGCTCTTACAGGAGAAAAATATGCATTTACAACTAAAGAAATGATAGAATTTTTAGATAAATTAGTTGATAAATATCCAATTATTTCAATTGAAGATGGATTAGCAGAATCAGACTGAGATGGATTCCAAGAACAAGTTAAAGTTATGGGTAGCAAAATCCAAATTGTTGGTGATGATTTATTTGTTACAAACCCAAAAATTACTGCTGAAGGAATTGAAAAAAATGCAGCAAACTCAGTTTTAATTAAATTAAACCAAATTGGTACTTTAACTGAAACAATTGAAACAATTCAAATGGCTCAAAAGGCTGGATGAACTGCTGTTACTTCACATAGATCAGGTGAAACTGAAGATTCAACAATTGCTGACTTAGCAGTTGCTTTAAACACAGGACAAATTAAAACTGGTTCAATGTCAAGATCAGATAGAATTGCAAAATACAATAGATTATTAGAAATTGAAGATGAACTAGGTGAAGCAGCTATTTATGATGGAATTAAATCATTTTATAATTTAAAATAA
- the hpt gene encoding hypoxanthine phosphoribosyltransferase: protein MVKHPLVKDILVDRKNIDTKISELAKNVNEYYKNINYKDSTVITIGLLKGCVPFMAGLIKELNFQCITDYMIVSSYAGNITNVQEPKIMNDISVNIEGCHVLLIEDIIDTGITLNFIKDYLLKKGAKEVKVITLASKPNKIKVDLKPDWNGFEFGDEFLIGFGLDYQERFRNLPFLATCDISKLDNWKW from the coding sequence ATGGTAAAACACCCATTAGTAAAAGATATATTAGTAGATAGAAAAAATATTGACACAAAAATTTCAGAATTAGCTAAAAATGTAAATGAATATTATAAAAATATAAATTATAAAGATAGTACTGTTATTACAATTGGTTTGTTAAAAGGTTGTGTTCCTTTCATGGCGGGATTAATAAAAGAATTAAATTTTCAATGTATAACTGATTATATGATAGTTTCTTCTTATGCTGGAAACATTACAAATGTTCAAGAACCTAAAATAATGAATGATATTTCAGTAAACATTGAAGGATGTCATGTATTACTTATAGAAGATATTATTGATACAGGAATAACTTTAAATTTTATAAAAGATTATTTATTAAAAAAAGGTGCTAAGGAAGTTAAAGTAATAACCTTAGCATCAAAACCCAATAAAATTAAAGTTGATTTAAAACCTGATTGAAATGGTTTTGAATTTGGAGATGAATTTTTAATTGGTTTTGGTTTAGATTATCAAGAAAGATTTAGAAATTTACCTTTTCTTGCTACGTGTGATATTTCAAAATTAGATAATTGAAAATGATAA